A portion of the Aquicoccus sp. G2-2 genome contains these proteins:
- a CDS encoding DUF484 family protein, whose product MSSAPRMEDTLREKIIADPEVILDDQDVMHALIAANERSMGGNIVDLRGIAMERLEARLDRLEDTHRSVIAAAYENLAGTNQVHRAILRMLDPVEFEGFLKDLGGEVAEILRVDCVKLVLESVQDDEDPAVKRLGNVLSVAEPGFIDDYIVGERGAPMRQVTLRQIQKGDAYIYGDKADWMRSEACLQLNFGEGRLPGMLIMGAEDPHQFTPQQGTDLLAFFAGVFERAMRRWLS is encoded by the coding sequence ATGAGCAGTGCGCCCCGAATGGAAGATACGCTCCGCGAAAAGATCATCGCGGACCCTGAAGTTATCCTTGACGATCAGGATGTTATGCATGCGCTGATCGCGGCGAATGAACGCTCTATGGGCGGCAATATCGTTGATCTGCGTGGCATCGCGATGGAGCGGCTTGAGGCGCGGCTGGACCGGCTGGAAGATACCCATCGTTCGGTCATCGCAGCGGCTTATGAAAACCTCGCCGGGACCAATCAAGTGCATCGCGCCATTCTGCGGATGCTTGACCCCGTGGAGTTTGAGGGCTTTCTGAAAGACCTTGGCGGCGAAGTGGCGGAAATTTTACGGGTTGATTGCGTGAAGCTCGTTCTGGAATCGGTGCAGGATGACGAAGACCCGGCGGTGAAGCGGCTGGGCAATGTGTTGTCGGTGGCGGAACCGGGCTTCATCGACGACTATATCGTTGGAGAGCGGGGCGCGCCGATGCGGCAAGTGACCCTGCGCCAGATCCAGAAAGGCGATGCCTATATCTATGGCGACAAGGCCGACTGGATGCGCTCGGAAGCCTGCCTTCAGCTGAATTTTGGAGAAGGCCGCCTGCCCGGAATGCTGATTATGGGGGCAGAAGACCCGCACCAGTTCACCCCGCAACAAGGCACTGACCTTCTTGCTTTTTTTGCTGGCGTCTTTGAAAGAGCGATGCGCCGCTGGCTGTCATGA
- a CDS encoding tyrosine recombinase XerC — protein sequence MSLISPAARDALQGWLAHEKALKGVALNTIDAYTRDVSDFLAFMANHKGAAQGIKPLMRLSVADMRAWMVFTRRGGAVGPRSLARKLSAVKSFFRWLGERENADLSAVLAARAPKFQRKLPRPLSETAAQDMIETVEFQHQDEWIAARDAAVITLLYGCGLRISEALSLDGRDVPLPRVMRILGKGGKERVIPVLDAARDAVDRYLRLCPFEPEPDQPLFRGVRGGRLSPRAVQKVMERARAQLGLPASATPHAMRHSFATHLLSAGGDLRAIQELLGHASLSTTQAYTSVDQARLMDVYDKAHPKAG from the coding sequence ATGAGCCTGATTTCACCCGCCGCCCGCGACGCTTTGCAGGGCTGGCTGGCACATGAAAAGGCGCTGAAAGGTGTCGCTCTCAATACGATTGATGCCTATACCCGCGACGTTTCCGATTTCCTCGCCTTCATGGCCAACCACAAAGGTGCGGCACAGGGGATCAAACCGTTGATGCGGCTCAGCGTTGCCGACATGCGCGCATGGATGGTTTTTACCCGCCGGGGCGGGGCGGTTGGGCCGCGTTCGCTGGCGCGCAAACTTTCGGCGGTAAAGAGCTTCTTTCGCTGGCTCGGCGAGCGCGAAAATGCCGATCTGAGCGCCGTTCTCGCGGCGCGTGCGCCGAAGTTTCAGCGAAAATTACCACGCCCGCTCAGCGAAACTGCGGCGCAGGATATGATTGAAACGGTCGAATTTCAGCATCAAGACGAATGGATTGCCGCGCGCGATGCCGCTGTGATTACCCTCCTTTACGGCTGCGGGTTAAGAATTTCAGAGGCTTTAAGCCTTGATGGCCGTGATGTGCCTTTGCCGCGTGTGATGAGGATTTTAGGCAAGGGCGGTAAAGAAAGGGTTATCCCGGTGCTCGACGCAGCGCGGGACGCAGTTGATCGCTACCTGCGGCTTTGCCCGTTTGAGCCTGAGCCGGATCAGCCCTTGTTCAGAGGCGTGCGTGGTGGCAGGCTTTCCCCACGGGCGGTGCAAAAGGTCATGGAACGCGCACGCGCCCAGCTGGGCCTGCCGGCAAGCGCCACGCCACATGCGATGCGGCACAGTTTTGCCACGCATTTACTGAGTGCGGGCGGGGACTTGCGGGCGATCCAGGAATTGCTGGGCCATGCTTCGCTTTCGACGACGCAGGCCTATACCAGCGTCGATCAGGCGCGGTTGATGGACGTTTACGACAAGGCCCACCCAAAAGCGGGCTGA
- a CDS encoding CDP-alcohol phosphatidyltransferase family protein, with the protein MSNHFKALSVHLLTATGAVFAMLAMLAAVDAKWDLMFVWLVVAFAVDGLDGPLARKYDVKQNAGEFDGVLLDLIIDYLTYVFIPAFALFKSGLFEGWTGWFVIIVITFASAMYFADTRMKTKDNSFSGFPGCWNMVAIVVFALTPNFWVILVLVTALAITMFFPLKFVHPVRTERWKSLTLPMAFAWTFFAGWAAWVDFHPQSWASWGLIVTSIYLLFAGIAQQIIPERTGPQH; encoded by the coding sequence ATGTCTAACCATTTCAAAGCTTTATCTGTGCACCTTCTGACTGCGACCGGCGCCGTTTTCGCCATGCTGGCGATGTTGGCGGCGGTGGATGCGAAATGGGATCTGATGTTCGTGTGGTTGGTGGTGGCGTTTGCGGTGGACGGGCTGGATGGGCCGTTGGCGCGAAAATATGATGTAAAACAAAATGCTGGAGAGTTCGACGGGGTGCTTTTGGACCTCATCATTGACTATCTGACCTATGTTTTCATCCCGGCTTTCGCATTGTTCAAATCCGGCCTTTTTGAAGGTTGGACCGGCTGGTTCGTGATTATCGTCATCACTTTTGCCAGCGCGATGTATTTCGCCGATACCCGCATGAAAACAAAGGATAATTCTTTCTCAGGCTTCCCCGGTTGCTGGAACATGGTGGCGATCGTGGTATTCGCGCTGACGCCAAACTTCTGGGTGATTCTGGTGCTGGTGACAGCCCTTGCCATCACCATGTTTTTCCCACTGAAATTCGTTCACCCGGTGCGCACGGAACGTTGGAAAAGTCTAACGTTGCCAATGGCTTTCGCTTGGACCTTCTTTGCCGGCTGGGCAGCATGGGTAGATTTTCACCCGCAAAGCTGGGCCAGTTGGGGGTTGATCGTGACCAGCATTTACCTGTTGTTTGCGGGCATCGCCCAACAGATCATTCCTGAACGCACCGGCCCGCAGCATTAA
- a CDS encoding methylated-DNA--[protein]-cysteine S-methyltransferase, giving the protein MPRLTLDSPTGPLTLTEEDGAITRVEWGRGGVDETPLLIAARTQLDAYFAGTRETFDLPLRVVGSDFQRATCDAMLAIAFGETRTYGDLARALDAPAQAVGQACGGNPIPVIIPCHRVLGANSLGGYSGRGGVETKVWLLRHENAAGLLI; this is encoded by the coding sequence ATGCCACGCCTCACACTCGACAGCCCCACCGGCCCGCTGACCCTCACCGAAGAGGACGGCGCGATCACGCGCGTTGAATGGGGGCGGGGCGGGGTGGATGAAACCCCGCTGCTCATCGCTGCGCGCACCCAGCTTGACGCGTATTTCGCCGGAACGCGCGAAACCTTTGATCTGCCGCTGCGCGTCGTCGGCTCGGATTTCCAGCGCGCCACCTGTGACGCGATGCTGGCCATCGCATTTGGCGAAACCCGCACTTACGGCGATCTTGCCCGCGCGCTTGACGCCCCCGCTCAGGCGGTGGGGCAGGCTTGCGGCGGCAATCCGATCCCGGTGATTATCCCGTGTCACCGGGTGCTTGGCGCAAATTCGCTTGGCGGGTATTCGGGCCGCGGCGGGGTGGAAACGAAGGTTTGGCTTTTGCGGCATGAAAACGCCGCCGGGTTGCTGATCTGA
- a CDS encoding group III truncated hemoglobin, whose translation MSSLPPKFDVSRAEIERVVATFYAGVRAHPVLGPVFAAHVDDWPAHEARIAGFWANAILHEKGYDGNPMQVHRSAGNVRPGMFETWLRLFDATLAQVLRADQAAAWSALAHKIGRSLRAGVVERMQGPGGVPILR comes from the coding sequence ATGTCCAGCCTGCCCCCGAAATTCGATGTCAGCCGCGCCGAGATAGAGCGCGTCGTTGCCACCTTCTATGCCGGGGTTCGGGCGCACCCAGTTCTGGGGCCGGTATTTGCCGCGCATGTCGATGACTGGCCCGCCCACGAAGCACGGATCGCAGGCTTTTGGGCGAACGCGATCCTGCATGAGAAGGGCTATGACGGCAACCCAATGCAAGTTCACCGCAGCGCGGGCAATGTGCGCCCCGGCATGTTCGAGACATGGCTGCGGCTTTTCGATGCAACACTCGCGCAAGTGCTGCGCGCGGATCAGGCGGCGGCATGGTCGGCGCTGGCTCACAAGATCGGGCGCTCCCTGCGTGCAGGCGTGGTGGAGCGAATGCAAGGACCGGGCGGCGTGCCGATATTGCGCTGA
- a CDS encoding GNAT family N-acetyltransferase has translation MTARRARLRHLPAIARILWADLPRSSAREKLGDLRILARLIRRGQITQSPGRFGPRGFLIRDGVRIHGLYTHPRARRKGIGSRLMTEAQATQARLELWTAQSNAQARAFYAAHGFYPAALSNGQGNDEGQPDMRLIWERTAP, from the coding sequence ATGACCGCCCGGCGCGCACGGCTGCGGCATCTGCCCGCGATTGCCCGCATCCTCTGGGCTGATCTGCCGCGCAGCAGCGCGCGCGAGAAGCTGGGTGATCTGCGCATCCTTGCCCGGCTGATCCGGCGTGGCCAGATCACGCAAAGCCCCGGCCGGTTTGGCCCGCGCGGCTTTCTGATCCGCGATGGCGTGCGTATCCACGGGCTTTACACCCACCCGCGCGCGCGGCGCAAAGGCATCGGCTCTCGCCTGATGACAGAGGCGCAGGCCACGCAGGCGCGGCTTGAACTTTGGACCGCGCAATCCAACGCACAGGCACGCGCGTTTTATGCAGCACACGGGTTTTACCCTGCCGCGCTAAGCAACGGGCAGGGCAATGACGAAGGCCAGCCCGACATGCGGCTGATCTGGGAAAGGACAGCGCCATGA
- a CDS encoding YcjX family protein, translating into MIISSLADTITRKLETVGDTVSEALFEPVIRLGVTGLARSGKTVFITSLIANLMERGRMPGLVAAREGRIEAAFLQPQPDDTLPRFDFEQHLAALTSPTPHWPESTRAISELRLSLRVRPQGLLSGLSGPRTVHLDIVDYPGEWLLDLALLDKSFAEWSADHLARIAPRAQAQGYLALAGETQANAPLDEPQAQALAQAYTAYLHAARAAGYSDCTPGRFLLPGDLAGSPALTFAPLVRPESAARRGLWREFERRYEAYKAKIVQPFFRDHFARIDRQVVLVDALSAIHSGPRAVEDMRAAMAEILAAFRPGRNAWLSRLLRGRRVERILFAATKADHLHHTQHDKLAAIMQALVRDAQSRADFAGAQTQAMAIAALRATTEETRTHAGRTLECVRGTLLDNGKQAAFYPGDLPDDPGRLLAPARQGAAEWLEADYGAMQFAPAALSLKPGEGPPHIRLDRAAEFLLGDKL; encoded by the coding sequence GTGATTATCTCATCGCTGGCAGATACCATCACGCGCAAGCTTGAGACCGTAGGAGACACGGTATCGGAGGCGCTTTTCGAGCCGGTTATCCGGCTTGGTGTGACCGGGCTGGCGCGCTCGGGCAAGACGGTGTTCATCACCTCGCTGATCGCGAACCTGATGGAGCGCGGTCGGATGCCCGGTCTGGTTGCTGCGCGCGAAGGCCGGATCGAGGCGGCGTTCCTGCAACCGCAACCCGATGATACCTTGCCACGGTTCGATTTTGAGCAGCACCTTGCCGCGCTGACCTCGCCCACCCCGCATTGGCCCGAAAGCACCCGCGCGATCTCCGAATTGCGCCTGTCGCTCAGGGTGCGCCCGCAGGGGCTTCTCTCTGGTCTATCGGGGCCGCGCACCGTGCATCTTGATATCGTCGATTATCCCGGTGAATGGCTGCTTGATCTCGCACTTCTCGACAAGAGCTTTGCCGAGTGGAGCGCCGATCACCTTGCCCGCATCGCGCCGCGCGCGCAGGCGCAGGGCTATCTGGCCCTTGCAGGAGAAACGCAGGCCAACGCACCTCTGGACGAGCCGCAGGCACAGGCGCTGGCGCAGGCTTACACCGCTTATCTTCACGCCGCACGCGCCGCCGGGTATTCCGATTGCACGCCGGGGCGTTTCCTGTTGCCGGGCGATCTGGCTGGTTCCCCGGCGCTGACCTTCGCGCCGCTGGTGCGGCCTGAAAGCGCGGCGCGGCGTGGCCTCTGGCGCGAGTTTGAACGTCGCTATGAGGCGTATAAGGCCAAAATCGTGCAGCCGTTCTTTCGCGATCATTTTGCCCGGATCGACCGGCAGGTGGTGCTGGTCGATGCGCTGAGCGCGATTCATTCCGGGCCACGCGCAGTTGAAGACATGCGCGCCGCGATGGCCGAAATTCTCGCCGCTTTCCGGCCCGGCCGCAACGCGTGGCTTTCCCGGCTATTGCGCGGGCGCCGAGTAGAGCGGATATTGTTTGCCGCTACCAAGGCCGACCATCTGCATCACACCCAACATGACAAGCTGGCCGCGATCATGCAGGCATTGGTGCGCGACGCACAAAGCCGCGCCGATTTTGCCGGGGCGCAGACGCAGGCCATGGCCATCGCGGCGCTGCGCGCCACCACCGAAGAAACCCGCACCCATGCGGGCCGCACCCTTGAGTGTGTGCGCGGCACCTTGCTCGACAACGGCAAGCAGGCGGCGTTTTATCCCGGCGATCTGCCGGATGATCCGGGCCGTTTGCTGGCGCCTGCACGGCAAGGCGCGGCGGAGTGGCTTGAGGCCGATTATGGTGCGATGCAGTTTGCGCCCGCCGCATTGTCGCTCAAACCCGGCGAAGGCCCGCCGCATATCCGGCTTGACCGCGCTGCCGAATTCCTGCTGGGGGACAAGCTATGA
- the truA gene encoding tRNA pseudouridine(38-40) synthase TruA, translating to MPRFALKIEYNGAPFAGWQRQADQPSVQATIEAALARLEPGAHTIAAAGRTDAGVHALAQVAHCDLAKDWPPFRLMEALNYHLKPAPVAIVAAARVADDWHARFSAMERRYLFRLLVRRAPVTHDKGLVWQVKNPLDLAAMRAGAAHLPGKHDFTTFRSTMCQAASPVKTLDEITIEEHASNTGTEVRFALRARSFLHNQVRSIVGTLERVGAGSWPPERVRTALEARDRAACGPVCPPQGLYLAGVGYPADPFAET from the coding sequence ATGCCCAGATTTGCCCTCAAGATTGAATATAACGGCGCGCCCTTCGCAGGCTGGCAACGGCAGGCCGATCAGCCATCGGTGCAGGCCACGATAGAGGCGGCGCTGGCGCGGCTTGAGCCGGGCGCGCATACCATCGCCGCCGCCGGGCGCACCGATGCGGGGGTACATGCGCTGGCGCAGGTGGCGCATTGCGATCTGGCAAAGGACTGGCCCCCATTCCGGTTGATGGAGGCACTGAATTACCATCTCAAACCCGCGCCCGTGGCGATTGTCGCCGCCGCACGGGTGGCTGACGATTGGCACGCCCGGTTCTCCGCGATGGAGCGGCGCTATCTCTTTCGCCTTCTGGTGCGCCGCGCGCCTGTGACCCATGACAAAGGGCTGGTCTGGCAGGTGAAAAACCCGCTCGATCTTGCCGCGATGCGCGCCGGCGCGGCGCATCTGCCCGGCAAACACGATTTCACCACCTTTCGCTCAACCATGTGTCAGGCCGCCAGCCCAGTAAAAACGCTGGACGAAATCACCATCGAGGAACACGCAAGCAACACCGGCACCGAGGTCCGCTTTGCCCTACGGGCACGTTCGTTCCTGCACAATCAGGTCCGTTCCATCGTCGGCACGCTGGAGCGGGTGGGAGCGGGAAGCTGGCCGCCCGAGCGGGTCAGAACCGCGTTGGAAGCCCGTGACCGCGCCGCCTGCGGGCCGGTCTGCCCGCCGCAAGGGCTTTATCTGGCCGGTGTGGGCTACCCCGCCGATCCGTTTGCCGAAACCTGA
- a CDS encoding Lrp/AsnC family transcriptional regulator, producing MATARLDPIDRKILAELQADGRMTNVELAKRVGISAPPCLRRVRTLEEQGFIRGYHADVDPRELGFEVQVFAMVGLQSQAEADLSAFEARCRGWPLVRECHMLNGEVDFILKCVAPDLSSFQSFLTEELTAAENVGSVKTSLVIRDAKDEPGVPFDVLEERLSRHA from the coding sequence ATGGCCACTGCGCGCCTTGATCCGATCGACCGCAAAATCCTTGCCGAGCTACAGGCCGATGGACGGATGACCAATGTTGAACTGGCCAAGCGCGTCGGTATCTCGGCTCCGCCCTGCCTGCGCCGGGTGCGCACGCTTGAGGAGCAGGGCTTCATCCGCGGCTATCACGCCGATGTCGATCCGCGCGAACTTGGCTTCGAGGTGCAGGTTTTCGCCATGGTCGGCCTGCAAAGCCAAGCCGAGGCGGACCTTTCGGCGTTCGAGGCGCGTTGCCGTGGCTGGCCGTTGGTGCGCGAATGTCATATGCTTAATGGGGAGGTCGATTTCATCCTGAAATGCGTGGCCCCCGATCTTTCCAGCTTTCAAAGTTTCCTCACCGAAGAATTGACCGCGGCAGAGAATGTCGGGTCAGTCAAAACCTCGCTCGTGATCCGCGATGCCAAGGATGAGCCGGGCGTTCCGTTCGACGTTCTGGAAGAGCGGCTCAGCCGCCACGCCTGA
- the trxB gene encoding thioredoxin-disulfide reductase: MADTKHTRLLIIGSGPAGYTAAVYGARAMLEPVLVQGLEPGGQLTTTTEVENYPGFTEVQGPDLMVKMEDHARAMGTEIISDIITELDLKSRPFIAQSDSGTTYTADAVILATGARAKWLGLPSEDAFKGFGVSACATCDGFFYRGQEIVVIGGGNTAVEEALFLTNFASKVTLVHRRDELRSEKVLQDRLFKNPKIEPLWFHQLEEVVGEDDPKGVTGVKVRHVKTGEITEIPCKGVFIAIGHAPANELVKDVLETHMGGYVVTKPDSTETSIPGVFAAGDLTDHKYRQAVTSAGMGCMAALEAERWLAEQE, from the coding sequence ATGGCAGACACGAAACACACCAGGCTTTTGATCATCGGCTCCGGCCCGGCGGGCTATACCGCCGCCGTTTACGGTGCCCGCGCGATGCTTGAGCCGGTTCTGGTGCAGGGGCTTGAGCCGGGCGGACAGTTGACCACCACCACCGAGGTTGAAAACTACCCCGGCTTTACCGAGGTGCAAGGCCCGGACCTGATGGTGAAGATGGAAGACCACGCCCGCGCGATGGGCACAGAGATCATCAGCGATATCATTACCGAGCTTGATCTGAAAAGCCGCCCGTTCATCGCACAAAGCGACAGCGGCACCACCTACACCGCCGATGCGGTGATCCTTGCCACCGGCGCACGTGCCAAGTGGCTTGGCCTGCCCAGCGAAGACGCGTTCAAGGGGTTTGGCGTTTCGGCCTGCGCCACCTGCGACGGGTTTTTCTATCGCGGGCAGGAAATTGTCGTTATCGGCGGCGGCAACACGGCGGTGGAAGAGGCGCTGTTTCTGACCAATTTCGCCTCCAAGGTGACGCTCGTTCACCGCCGCGATGAACTGCGCAGCGAAAAAGTCTTGCAGGACCGGTTGTTCAAAAATCCAAAGATCGAACCACTTTGGTTCCATCAGCTTGAAGAAGTGGTGGGCGAGGACGATCCCAAGGGCGTGACCGGCGTGAAGGTGCGTCACGTCAAGACGGGGGAAATCACCGAAATCCCCTGTAAGGGCGTGTTCATCGCCATCGGCCACGCGCCTGCCAATGAATTGGTCAAGGACGTGCTGGAAACCCATATGGGCGGTTATGTTGTTACCAAACCCGACAGCACCGAAACCAGCATTCCGGGCGTTTTTGCCGCCGGTGATCTCACCGATCACAAATACCGTCAGGCCGTCACCAGCGCCGGTATGGGCTGCATGGCCGCGCTTGAGGCGGAACGCTGGCTGGCCGAACAGGAATAG
- a CDS encoding bifunctional sulfate adenylyltransferase/adenylylsulfate kinase: MQNTTLAPIPELYVSYESAQKMKLEAADLISHDLTPRQICDLELLMNGGFTPLKGFLSEADYNGVVENMRLADGQLWPMPITLDVSEEFAEGLTLGQDIALRDQEGVILATMTVTDRWTPDKSVEAKGVFGADDDKHPAVNYMHNVAGKVYLGGPVVGIQQPVHYDFRARRDTPNELRAFFRKLGWRKIVAFQTRNPLHRAHQELTFRAAKAAQANLLIHPSVGMTKPGDVDHFTRVRCYEAVLDKYPASTTTMSLLPLAMRMGGPREALWHAIIRKNHGCTHFIVGRDHAGPGNTSKGEPFYGPYEAQDLVRKHQEEIGIEMVDFKHMVYVQERAQYEPKDEIKDADKVTILNISGTELRRRLREGLEIPDWFSFPEVVKQLRRRYPPRSQQGFTVFFTGLSGSGKSTIANALMTKLMEMGGRPVTLLDGDIVRKNLSSELGFSKEHRDLNIRRIGFVASEITKNGGIAICAPIAPYATTRRAVREDIEQFGAFVEVHVATSLEECERRDRKGLYKLAREGKIKEFTGISDPYNIPENPELKVETENVEVDNCAHQVLLTLESMGLIAG, encoded by the coding sequence ATGCAGAACACCACTCTCGCCCCGATCCCGGAGCTTTATGTTTCCTACGAATCCGCCCAGAAGATGAAGCTGGAGGCGGCTGACCTGATCAGCCACGACCTGACGCCGCGGCAAATCTGCGATCTGGAGCTTTTGATGAATGGCGGGTTCACGCCGCTCAAGGGGTTCCTTTCGGAAGCCGATTACAACGGCGTTGTCGAAAACATGCGGCTGGCGGATGGTCAGCTTTGGCCGATGCCAATCACGCTCGATGTGAGCGAGGAATTTGCCGAAGGGCTGACGCTGGGGCAAGACATTGCCTTGCGCGATCAGGAAGGCGTGATTTTGGCCACCATGACGGTGACTGACCGCTGGACACCCGACAAATCGGTCGAGGCCAAAGGCGTATTCGGGGCCGACGATGACAAGCACCCGGCGGTCAACTACATGCACAACGTGGCCGGCAAGGTTTACCTTGGCGGGCCGGTCGTGGGCATTCAGCAACCGGTGCATTACGATTTCCGCGCCCGGCGCGACACGCCCAACGAATTGCGCGCCTTCTTCCGCAAGCTCGGCTGGCGCAAGATCGTTGCGTTCCAGACCCGCAACCCGCTGCACCGGGCGCATCAGGAACTGACCTTCCGCGCCGCCAAGGCCGCGCAGGCCAACCTGCTTATTCATCCCAGCGTCGGCATGACCAAGCCGGGCGATGTCGACCACTTCACCCGCGTGCGCTGTTACGAGGCGGTGCTTGATAAATACCCCGCCTCAACCACCACGATGAGCCTTTTGCCGCTGGCGATGCGGATGGGCGGCCCGCGCGAGGCGCTGTGGCACGCGATTATCCGCAAGAACCACGGCTGCACCCATTTCATCGTCGGGCGCGATCATGCCGGGCCGGGCAATACCTCAAAAGGAGAGCCGTTTTATGGCCCCTACGAGGCACAGGATCTGGTGCGCAAGCATCAGGAGGAAATCGGCATCGAAATGGTCGATTTCAAGCACATGGTTTACGTGCAGGAGCGCGCGCAATACGAGCCGAAAGACGAGATCAAGGACGCCGACAAGGTGACCATCCTCAACATTTCCGGCACAGAACTGCGCCGCCGCCTGCGTGAAGGGCTGGAAATTCCAGACTGGTTTTCTTTCCCCGAGGTGGTCAAACAATTGCGCCGCCGCTATCCGCCGCGCTCGCAACAGGGGTTCACCGTGTTTTTCACCGGGCTTTCGGGGTCGGGCAAATCGACCATCGCCAACGCGCTGATGACCAAGCTGATGGAAATGGGCGGTCGGCCTGTCACGCTTCTCGATGGCGATATCGTGCGCAAGAACCTCAGCTCCGAGTTGGGCTTCTCCAAAGAGCATCGCGATCTTAACATCCGCCGCATCGGCTTTGTCGCTTCGGAAATCACCAAGAATGGCGGCATCGCCATCTGCGCGCCAATCGCCCCCTACGCGACCACCCGCCGCGCCGTGCGCGAGGATATCGAACAGTTCGGTGCCTTCGTGGAAGTGCATGTGGCGACCTCGCTTGAGGAATGCGAACGCCGCGACCGCAAAGGGCTTTACAAGCTGGCGCGCGAAGGCAAGATCAAGGAATTTACCGGCATTTCAGACCCTTACAATATTCCCGAAAACCCGGAACTCAAGGTCGAGACGGAAAATGTCGAGGTCGATAACTGCGCCCATCAGGTCTTGTTGACGCTCGAATCAATGGGGCTGATCGCGGGTTGA
- a CDS encoding threonine dehydratase translates to MFSEPELQAAHALVRRFMAATPAHDWPLLGEALGTRLIVKHENHAPTGAFKVRGGITFMDWLSRTHPAMEGVVTATRGNHGQSQARAAIAMGLRAKILVPEGNSVEKNAAMRAFGAELVVHGADFDEAREEAMRLAETEPLYPVPPFHNELVRGVATYGLELFTAHPDLGRVYVPIGAGSGLCGTIAARDALGLNCEVVGVVSEGAPGAKLSVEAGHLVETNSAATFADGIAVRVPVQAAFDIYAEKAHHIGVVSDDEIAQAMRLYYAATHNIAEGAGAAALALALQEKEQLAGRKVAVVLSGGNIDRPLYQTVLEGGTPRPG, encoded by the coding sequence ATGTTCAGCGAACCCGAATTGCAGGCGGCGCATGCGCTTGTGCGTCGTTTTATGGCGGCCACCCCGGCGCATGACTGGCCACTTCTGGGCGAGGCGCTGGGCACCCGGCTGATCGTCAAGCACGAAAACCACGCGCCCACCGGCGCGTTCAAGGTGCGCGGCGGCATCACCTTCATGGATTGGCTTTCCCGCACCCACCCGGCGATGGAGGGTGTCGTCACCGCCACGCGCGGCAATCATGGCCAGTCGCAGGCGCGCGCCGCCATAGCCATGGGGTTACGGGCAAAAATCCTTGTTCCCGAAGGCAATTCAGTCGAGAAAAACGCCGCGATGCGCGCTTTCGGAGCCGAATTGGTCGTCCACGGCGCCGATTTTGATGAGGCCCGCGAAGAGGCGATGCGCCTTGCCGAGACCGAGCCGCTTTACCCGGTACCGCCGTTTCACAACGAATTGGTGCGCGGCGTGGCGACATACGGGTTGGAATTGTTCACCGCGCATCCCGATCTCGGGCGCGTCTATGTGCCGATTGGGGCCGGGTCGGGGCTTTGCGGCACCATCGCCGCGCGCGACGCGCTTGGGCTGAATTGCGAGGTTGTCGGTGTTGTGTCGGAGGGCGCGCCAGGTGCGAAGCTCTCGGTCGAGGCCGGGCATCTGGTGGAAACCAACAGTGCCGCCACATTCGCTGATGGCATCGCCGTGCGCGTGCCGGTGCAGGCGGCGTTCGATATTTACGCTGAAAAAGCCCATCATATCGGCGTGGTGAGCGACGATGAAATTGCCCAAGCGATGCGGCTTTATTATGCCGCCACACACAATATCGCCGAAGGGGCAGGGGCCGCAGCACTGGCATTGGCCTTGCAGGAGAAAGAGCAGCTTGCCGGGCGCAAGGTGGCGGTGGTGCTGTCGGGCGGCAACATAGACCGCCCGCTTTATCAAACCGTGCTGGAAGGCGGCACGCCCCGCCCCGGTTAG
- a CDS encoding DUF1150 family protein encodes MYEKYDFEQGDENRIVYVRKVALKDLPDDVREQAQAGGLKSLYAVHSADGEQLALVRDRALAFVLARQNDFAPVTVH; translated from the coding sequence ATGTATGAGAAATATGACTTCGAGCAAGGCGATGAAAACCGCATCGTTTATGTTCGCAAGGTTGCCCTCAAGGACCTGCCGGATGATGTGCGCGAGCAGGCACAGGCCGGTGGGCTGAAAAGCCTTTATGCGGTGCATTCCGCCGATGGCGAGCAGCTTGCGCTGGTGCGTGATCGCGCATTGGCCTTTGTGCTGGCCCGGCAGAATGATTTCGCGCCGGTGACCGTTCACTGA